One segment of Spirochaetota bacterium DNA contains the following:
- a CDS encoding DUF6485 family protein: MSCQNKTNNLKNCTCTYEPCSRKGICCECIDYHRKNGEIPGCFFNQKGEKTYDRSIENFIKYYNK, encoded by the coding sequence ATGTCCTGTCAGAATAAAACAAATAACTTAAAAAATTGTACCTGCACATATGAACCTTGTTCAAGAAAAGGAATTTGTTGTGAATGTATTGATTATCATAGGAAAAATGGTGAAATACCTGGTTGTTTTTTTAATCAAAAAGGTGAAAAAACATATGACAGGAGTATAGAAAATTTTATAAAATATTATAATAAATAA